The proteins below come from a single uncultured Dethiosulfovibrio sp. genomic window:
- a CDS encoding sensor histidine kinase, whose translation MTVWLQPGKKLSLRGKLIFLILGLFTLSLLVTGFVVRTTVVHQFERRMAENTMNIAIAVATIPDIVEKVGKADGSSTIQPLADSIRRDTGAEFIVVVDMKGIRYSHKVPERIGKKVVGGDEGPALQGRSYISRAVGTLGPSLRAFVPIYREGVQVGAVLVGTLLDNVRREIWSITLNILLALLLGLIVGVIGATTLADEVKSSMRGLEPEEIDRLLWEKEAMLESVREGLVAVDGEGKITLVNNQARRLLGLPSSGIIGKPVEKSVPNSRLPEILNTGVPEYDREQLLGAIRIMTNRVPITSKGKVVGAIASFRDMSEITAMAEELTSVNRYLDALRVSNHEFMNKLQTISGLIQLGESDKALSFISRTVQFTHSTMSFITSRIKNPSVAGLLLGKMGRCRELGIDFKIDPDSYLGPQSRIDSNSLVVTVGNLLENGMNSLLEVAVDRRILELAIFDESGKIIVSVKDRGPGIPEQLRERIFEKGFSTKKGTNRGVGLHSVKSIVETYGGEISLDSVEGAYTEFLINLPNGCDNR comes from the coding sequence ATGACGGTTTGGTTACAACCTGGAAAAAAACTCTCCCTAAGGGGAAAGCTGATTTTTCTGATCCTAGGCCTGTTCACCCTGAGCCTTTTGGTGACCGGCTTCGTGGTGAGGACCACAGTGGTGCACCAGTTTGAGAGGCGAATGGCGGAAAACACCATGAACATAGCCATAGCGGTAGCCACCATCCCGGACATCGTCGAAAAAGTAGGGAAGGCCGACGGATCGTCTACGATTCAGCCATTGGCAGACTCCATCAGGAGGGATACCGGGGCGGAGTTTATAGTTGTGGTGGACATGAAGGGCATCCGGTATTCCCACAAAGTCCCGGAGAGAATAGGGAAAAAGGTGGTAGGAGGAGACGAAGGACCGGCCCTCCAGGGCAGAAGCTACATATCCAGGGCAGTTGGAACGCTAGGACCGTCCCTCAGGGCCTTCGTGCCTATATACAGAGAGGGCGTTCAGGTCGGAGCGGTTCTGGTGGGAACCTTGTTGGACAACGTCAGACGGGAAATCTGGAGCATAACCCTTAATATACTGCTGGCCCTGCTGCTGGGGCTTATCGTAGGGGTGATAGGTGCGACGACCTTGGCGGACGAGGTGAAAAGCTCTATGAGAGGGTTGGAACCAGAGGAGATAGATCGACTCCTGTGGGAAAAAGAGGCGATGTTGGAATCGGTCAGAGAGGGATTAGTGGCGGTGGACGGCGAGGGTAAAATAACCCTGGTCAACAACCAGGCCAGACGGCTTCTGGGACTACCCAGTTCAGGGATAATAGGCAAACCGGTGGAAAAATCGGTGCCTAACAGCCGCCTCCCAGAGATATTGAACACCGGCGTGCCGGAATACGATAGAGAGCAACTGCTGGGAGCAATCAGGATCATGACCAACCGAGTTCCTATAACATCCAAGGGCAAAGTGGTAGGAGCGATCGCCAGCTTTCGAGATATGTCTGAGATAACCGCCATGGCGGAGGAACTGACCAGCGTCAATCGCTATTTAGACGCACTCAGAGTGAGCAACCACGAATTTATGAACAAACTCCAGACCATCAGCGGCCTTATACAGCTAGGGGAGTCGGACAAAGCCCTCTCCTTCATATCCAGGACCGTCCAGTTCACCCACTCGACAATGTCTTTTATCACCAGCAGGATAAAAAACCCGTCTGTGGCGGGGCTTTTACTTGGCAAAATGGGACGGTGCAGGGAGCTGGGAATTGACTTTAAGATCGACCCGGACAGCTACCTAGGCCCTCAGAGCAGAATAGACTCAAACTCTCTCGTCGTCACGGTGGGAAACCTGCTTGAAAACGGCATGAACAGCCTGCTGGAGGTAGCGGTGGATAGGAGGATCCTGGAGCTCGCTATATTCGACGAATCGGGGAAAATAATAGTATCGGTAAAAGACCGAGGACCCGGGATACCGGAACAACTGAGAGAGAGGATATTCGAGAAAGGTTTCTCGACCAAAAAAGGCACTAACAGAGGTGTAGGGCTCCACAGCGTAAAGAGCATAGTGGAGACCTACGGAGGGGAGATTTCCCTCGACTCGGTGGAGGGGGCATATACCGAGTTCCTGATAAACCTTCCGAACGGATGTGATAATCGTTGA
- a CDS encoding malic enzyme-like NAD(P)-binding protein, whose product MSDMDIYGESLEAHSRAKGKLTVDSKIPVEDMHDLAVVYTPGVAEPCRKIHENPDDVYTYTTKGNMVAVVTDGSAVLGLGDIGPAAGLPVMEGKAVLFKRFAGVDAFPICVGSKEVDVIVETTAMIASGFGGINLEDISAPRCFEIERKLKERLDIPVFHDDQHGTAVIVLAGLINALKIVGKSIEDVKIVMNGAGAAGIAICKLLQSVGAGNVVLCDRAGAIYRGREANMNWIKEEMAQETNRDNESGELGDVIKGADVFLGLSGPGLFTSQMVKEMAKDAIVFAMANPTPEIYPSEALEAGAAVVATGRSDFPNQINNCLGFPGIFRGALDVRARDIDESMKLAAAYALADLVGEDKLSADYIIPEALDERVVPAVAQAVAEAARKSGLARI is encoded by the coding sequence ATGAGCGACATGGATATCTACGGCGAATCACTGGAGGCCCACTCCAGGGCTAAGGGAAAGTTGACGGTGGATAGCAAAATTCCGGTGGAGGATATGCACGATCTGGCGGTGGTCTACACCCCTGGGGTGGCCGAGCCCTGCCGTAAGATCCACGAAAATCCCGACGACGTTTACACCTATACCACCAAGGGCAATATGGTGGCGGTTGTCACCGACGGAAGTGCGGTCTTAGGCCTCGGGGATATCGGTCCTGCCGCCGGTCTGCCGGTTATGGAAGGTAAGGCGGTGCTGTTCAAGCGTTTTGCTGGGGTCGACGCTTTTCCTATATGCGTAGGCAGCAAGGAAGTCGACGTTATAGTCGAGACTACCGCCATGATCGCCAGCGGTTTCGGCGGCATAAACCTGGAGGATATCTCCGCTCCACGGTGTTTCGAGATAGAGAGAAAGCTGAAAGAGCGGCTGGATATCCCTGTGTTCCACGACGACCAGCACGGAACGGCGGTCATAGTCCTGGCGGGTCTTATAAACGCCCTCAAGATAGTGGGCAAGTCCATCGAGGACGTCAAGATAGTCATGAACGGTGCCGGTGCCGCAGGGATCGCCATATGCAAGCTCCTTCAGTCCGTAGGGGCTGGAAACGTTGTCCTCTGCGACAGGGCTGGAGCAATTTACCGGGGCAGAGAGGCCAACATGAACTGGATCAAAGAGGAGATGGCCCAAGAGACCAACCGTGACAACGAGAGCGGTGAGCTCGGTGACGTCATAAAGGGAGCGGACGTGTTCCTGGGGCTGTCGGGCCCGGGGCTCTTTACATCCCAGATGGTGAAGGAAATGGCCAAAGACGCTATAGTTTTCGCCATGGCTAACCCTACGCCGGAGATATATCCTTCCGAGGCGTTGGAGGCCGGGGCAGCGGTGGTGGCCACCGGCAGAAGCGATTTCCCCAACCAGATCAACAACTGTCTCGGGTTTCCCGGCATATTCAGAGGAGCTTTAGACGTCAGGGCAAGGGATATAGACGAGTCCATGAAGCTGGCCGCTGCCTACGCTTTGGCCGATTTGGTCGGCGAGGATAAGCTTTCGGCTGACTATATAATTCCCGAAGCCCTGGACGAGAGGGTGGTGCCAGCGGTAGCCCAGGCGGTAGCGGAGGCCGCCCGGAAGTCCGGTCTGGCTCGGATCTAG
- a CDS encoding 2-hydroxycarboxylate transporter family protein, protein MVQSENRSFTIGGMSPMLFGVAMALVIAAVALGKLPKGMIGAFAVMMTLGAIMDVVGSKTPLVNEYLGGAPLVCIFGTAALVYFGIMPEDTAKIVSDFMKGGGFLNFYIAALICGSILGISSDLLIKAGVRYAFPLIAGVVVACGLAAGAAGLMGYGWQQGIMHIAMPIMGGGMGAGAVPMAQIFSSVTKMETKEILSILIPALALGNVMSIVAAGLLDKLGKMKPSLTGNGHLMKDFKVEKEAEMVPNLEMMGTGITVSCLFFVLGNLLNKFVPMIHGYALMIIAVALCKIFDLIPEIVQKSCNMWYKFVAKNFTAALLVGIGVAYTDLGAVINAISVQYVVLVAVVVLGAVIGSGFAGMMVGFNFVESALTAGLCMSNMGGTGDVAVLSAAKRMELMPFAQISSRLGGALILIMVSLLLPILG, encoded by the coding sequence ATGGTGCAGTCGGAAAACAGGTCTTTTACGATAGGCGGAATGTCCCCGATGCTTTTCGGGGTAGCTATGGCTTTGGTGATCGCCGCAGTGGCCTTAGGCAAGTTGCCTAAGGGCATGATAGGGGCTTTTGCCGTTATGATGACCCTTGGGGCCATAATGGACGTCGTCGGTAGCAAAACCCCTCTGGTCAACGAGTATCTCGGCGGAGCTCCTTTGGTGTGTATCTTCGGTACCGCCGCACTGGTCTATTTCGGGATTATGCCCGAGGACACGGCAAAAATAGTGTCCGATTTCATGAAAGGCGGAGGGTTCCTTAATTTCTACATAGCTGCTCTTATCTGCGGCAGTATCCTTGGTATTAGCTCCGACCTTCTCATCAAGGCTGGGGTGAGATACGCTTTTCCCCTTATTGCCGGTGTTGTCGTCGCCTGTGGGTTGGCTGCGGGGGCGGCCGGTCTCATGGGCTATGGTTGGCAACAGGGGATTATGCACATAGCTATGCCCATAATGGGCGGTGGTATGGGGGCTGGAGCTGTTCCTATGGCTCAGATATTCAGCTCCGTCACCAAGATGGAGACGAAAGAGATTCTCTCCATTCTCATTCCCGCGCTGGCTCTCGGGAACGTCATGTCCATAGTGGCGGCGGGGTTGCTGGATAAGCTGGGTAAGATGAAGCCCTCCCTTACAGGCAACGGACACCTGATGAAGGACTTTAAGGTCGAAAAGGAAGCGGAGATGGTCCCTAATCTGGAGATGATGGGGACGGGGATAACAGTGTCCTGTCTGTTCTTCGTCTTGGGCAATCTACTGAACAAGTTTGTTCCTATGATTCACGGCTATGCCCTTATGATAATAGCGGTAGCGCTCTGTAAGATATTTGACCTGATTCCCGAAATAGTCCAGAAGAGCTGTAATATGTGGTATAAGTTCGTAGCAAAGAACTTCACCGCCGCCCTTCTGGTGGGCATAGGGGTGGCCTATACCGATTTAGGTGCGGTCATAAACGCCATCTCGGTGCAGTACGTGGTTCTGGTTGCGGTGGTCGTACTAGGTGCGGTCATAGGTTCCGGCTTTGCTGGCATGATGGTGGGCTTCAATTTCGTCGAGTCCGCTCTGACCGCAGGGCTCTGTATGTCCAACATGGGTGGGACCGGAGACGTGGCGGTCCTTTCCGCCGCAAAGCGGATGGAGCTTATGCCCTTTGCCCAGATATCCTCCCGTCTTGGAGGCGCGTTGATTCTAATAATGGTGAGCCTTCTTCTGCCGATTTTAGGTTAG
- the citD gene encoding citrate lyase acyl carrier protein — translation MDVVKTAVAGSMESNDAMVTVEPGVGVSVTMESVVMAQFGRAIEDSVLSVLRDMGVSDCSVTVRDRGALDCTIRARVEAAVLRGSRSTS, via the coding sequence ATGGACGTGGTTAAGACCGCTGTGGCGGGCTCCATGGAGTCCAACGACGCGATGGTCACAGTAGAACCTGGTGTCGGGGTTTCCGTTACGATGGAAAGCGTGGTCATGGCCCAGTTCGGAAGGGCTATAGAGGATTCGGTCCTGTCGGTGCTTCGTGATATGGGGGTCTCCGACTGTTCGGTGACAGTAAGGGATAGAGGGGCTCTGGACTGCACGATCCGAGCCAGGGTCGAGGCCGCGGTCCTCAGAGGAAGCAGGAGTACCTCATGA
- a CDS encoding CoA ester lyase, translating to MKRRSLLFVPGNNPGMVVNSQVFGSDGVIFDLEDAVAQDQKDCARILVRNCLMSQGLRRGERIVRINSLDTPFWREDVRDMVAAGADTIMLPKVQSVQDLVSLDQALSSEEADVKSPLSVMALIETPEGVENAKSIAGGPRVGGVLLGAEDLTAALGVQRTKAGSEISYARGRLVMAAKSSGVDCIDTPFTDVDDIEGLKADSELARSLGFDGKAVISPRHVEVVNRSFTPSDREIEWARLVVDALEAGERSGKGVVSVGGKMVDAPVAARAQKILALIGGD from the coding sequence ATGAAGCGGCGAAGTCTGCTCTTTGTGCCGGGAAACAACCCTGGAATGGTGGTGAACTCCCAGGTGTTCGGCTCCGATGGGGTTATATTCGACCTTGAGGACGCAGTAGCCCAGGACCAGAAGGACTGTGCCAGGATACTGGTCAGGAACTGCCTTATGTCCCAGGGACTACGTAGAGGCGAGAGGATAGTCAGGATAAACTCGTTGGATACCCCCTTTTGGCGAGAGGACGTGAGGGATATGGTCGCCGCTGGGGCGGATACGATTATGTTGCCTAAGGTCCAGTCTGTTCAGGACCTGGTCTCCCTGGATCAGGCTCTCTCGTCGGAGGAGGCCGATGTTAAGAGCCCTCTGTCGGTTATGGCCCTTATCGAGACCCCTGAGGGGGTGGAAAACGCCAAATCCATAGCAGGAGGCCCCAGGGTCGGCGGCGTGCTCCTCGGTGCGGAGGATCTGACCGCTGCTTTAGGGGTCCAGAGGACCAAGGCAGGTTCTGAGATATCCTACGCCCGAGGGCGACTGGTGATGGCCGCAAAGTCCTCTGGTGTCGACTGTATAGACACCCCTTTCACCGACGTCGACGATATCGAAGGTCTTAAGGCGGATTCGGAGCTCGCCAGGTCCCTGGGCTTCGACGGAAAGGCGGTTATCTCACCTCGTCACGTGGAGGTGGTGAATCGCTCCTTCACCCCTTCCGACAGGGAGATAGAGTGGGCTAGGCTGGTGGTGGACGCCCTCGAGGCGGGAGAGAGGTCAGGCAAAGGGGTCGTCTCGGTGGGCGGCAAGATGGTGGACGCTCCCGTCGCAGCCAGGGCCCAAAAGATCCTTGCCCTGATAGGAGGGGATTAA
- the citF gene encoding citrate lyase subunit alpha, whose translation MGFDKTVAGLAQALKEAGLRDGMTVSFHHHLRNGDGVLNMALDAASSLGVKGLKVAASSIFPVHAPLVGHVKNGTVTDLDVNYMSGPMADFVSCGGVRNTVTFRTHGGRPRAIESGELSVDIAVIAAPTCDCRGNISGVIGPSACGSLGYAMADAAHAKTVIAVTDNLIPRVVPASIDQSLVDIVVPVGSIGDPSGIVSGTTKIPRNPVALTIARYAALAIDASGLWREGVSFQTGAGGASLATALYLREIMTDRGFRGSFAMGGITSQMVRFLEDGLVDNLYDVQCFDLDAVRSLGANRKHVEVSASLYASPGNKGPLVDDLDVVILGAAEIDLDFNVNVHTDSSGRIIGGSGGHSDTAAGAKLTVVVAPLVRARLPIVMDRVIAVSTPGSTVDLLVTERGMAVNPSRPELKEALERAGLPVFSIGHLRDMALSMTGVPDEVRPQGRVVAGVEYRDGRIIDRIRSVE comes from the coding sequence GTGGGTTTTGATAAAACGGTGGCAGGGCTGGCTCAGGCCCTTAAAGAGGCTGGGCTCAGAGATGGCATGACAGTGTCCTTTCACCATCACCTTAGAAACGGCGACGGGGTGCTGAACATGGCCCTGGACGCTGCGTCGTCCCTCGGCGTTAAAGGTTTAAAGGTCGCCGCTAGCTCTATATTCCCTGTCCACGCTCCACTGGTCGGTCACGTCAAAAACGGCACTGTGACCGATCTGGACGTGAATTACATGAGCGGTCCTATGGCGGACTTCGTTTCCTGCGGTGGAGTGAGGAACACCGTCACCTTCAGGACCCACGGCGGACGTCCCAGGGCCATCGAGTCCGGGGAGCTATCCGTCGATATCGCGGTTATAGCCGCTCCCACCTGCGACTGTCGGGGGAATATATCCGGGGTTATCGGTCCCTCCGCCTGTGGCTCTCTGGGCTACGCCATGGCCGACGCCGCTCACGCTAAAACGGTCATAGCTGTCACCGATAACCTGATTCCCAGGGTTGTTCCGGCCTCTATAGACCAAAGCCTTGTGGATATAGTCGTTCCGGTGGGTTCCATCGGCGATCCGTCCGGAATAGTGTCGGGAACGACGAAAATCCCCAGAAATCCCGTCGCCCTGACCATCGCCAGGTACGCCGCTTTGGCCATAGACGCATCTGGGCTTTGGCGTGAGGGAGTGTCGTTCCAGACTGGAGCAGGGGGAGCGTCCCTTGCGACGGCCCTATATCTCAGGGAGATAATGACGGATCGTGGCTTTAGGGGCAGTTTCGCTATGGGAGGAATAACCTCCCAGATGGTTCGTTTTCTCGAGGATGGCCTGGTGGACAACCTCTATGATGTCCAGTGTTTCGACTTAGATGCCGTCCGTTCTCTCGGGGCCAATCGGAAGCATGTTGAGGTGTCAGCGTCGCTCTACGCCAGTCCAGGCAATAAAGGCCCTCTGGTGGACGATCTGGACGTGGTCATACTGGGTGCGGCGGAGATCGACCTGGACTTCAACGTAAACGTCCATACCGACTCTTCTGGAAGGATAATCGGCGGTTCCGGCGGTCACAGCGATACCGCCGCCGGGGCCAAGCTTACGGTGGTGGTCGCTCCTCTGGTGAGGGCCAGGCTTCCCATCGTGATGGACAGGGTCATAGCGGTCAGCACGCCGGGGAGCACAGTGGACCTGTTGGTGACCGAGAGGGGGATGGCGGTAAATCCCTCCAGGCCCGAGCTTAAGGAGGCCCTTGAGAGGGCCGGACTGCCGGTTTTCTCCATCGGACACTTACGGGATATGGCCCTGTCCATGACCGGAGTTCCCGATGAGGTCAGGCCACAGGGTAGGGTCGTGGCGGGGGTGGAGTACAGAGACGGTCGGATAATAGACCGTATCCGATCGGTCGAATGA
- the citX gene encoding citrate lyase holo-[acyl-carrier protein] synthase: protein MNSSLESILKAREERWELRQELVKEHQKPLLSLSMVIPGPDKNRPGALDGFIAIFRTVEESLGDRVLWVSQVYGEDGSSRHWVVDMAPRELKALSVGIEETHPLGRLADLDVLGETGEPLSRVDIGYPPRKCLLCGRSAKECGASRSHRLEDLVGEVDRILSSFTDK from the coding sequence ATGAACAGCTCCCTTGAGTCGATACTTAAGGCTAGAGAGGAACGATGGGAGCTTAGGCAGGAGCTAGTCAAAGAGCACCAGAAGCCACTTTTATCCCTCTCTATGGTCATACCTGGTCCCGATAAGAACCGTCCCGGGGCTCTGGACGGTTTCATAGCCATCTTTAGAACAGTGGAGGAATCGTTGGGAGACAGGGTTTTATGGGTCTCCCAGGTTTACGGTGAGGACGGATCGTCCAGACATTGGGTGGTCGATATGGCTCCTAGGGAGCTAAAGGCCTTGTCCGTCGGTATAGAGGAAACCCACCCTCTAGGTAGGCTGGCCGACCTTGATGTCCTAGGTGAGACAGGAGAGCCTTTAAGCCGTGTCGATATAGGATATCCTCCCAGAAAATGTCTCCTCTGTGGTAGATCCGCCAAGGAGTGCGGTGCCTCCAGGTCCCACCGACTGGAGGATCTTGTCGGGGAGGTAGACCGTATTCTGAGCAGTTTTACCGATAAATAG
- the glsA gene encoding glutaminase A, whose protein sequence is MKETLALIAQASSIQASKGSVATYIPELAKADPEAFGLAVTECDGTQHLSGNCEFTFTLQSISKVITLALALEERGKDNVFSSVGNSPTADPFNSIMRLEMDAPHRPHNPLINSGAIVVVSLLPEEGREGKIQAILGMARDLMANGDIKVNDRVYRSEKNTSDRNRSLAYFLRSVGSLKGDIEDILDVYFRQCSMEVNAKDLSVLGATFACDGLNPITGKQVISPQTARIVRAIMTTCGMYDGSGEFAVNVGIPAKSGVGGGIMASVPGRMGVGVVSPPLDQRGNSLAGLAALAAISEQLHCRVL, encoded by the coding sequence ATGAAGGAGACTCTGGCTCTAATAGCCCAAGCCAGCTCCATCCAGGCTTCAAAGGGGTCGGTAGCGACCTACATCCCCGAGCTGGCAAAGGCGGACCCCGAGGCGTTTGGACTGGCTGTCACAGAGTGCGATGGGACACAGCATCTCTCGGGAAACTGTGAGTTCACCTTTACGCTACAGTCCATATCCAAGGTCATAACTCTGGCTCTGGCTCTGGAGGAGAGGGGAAAAGACAACGTATTTTCGTCGGTGGGAAACAGCCCGACAGCGGACCCTTTCAACTCCATAATGAGGCTTGAGATGGACGCCCCCCACAGGCCCCACAACCCTCTGATCAACTCGGGAGCCATAGTGGTGGTCTCGTTGCTGCCCGAGGAGGGACGGGAGGGCAAGATACAGGCGATCCTGGGGATGGCCAGGGATCTCATGGCGAACGGCGATATAAAGGTAAACGACCGGGTCTACCGATCGGAGAAAAACACCAGCGACAGAAACCGATCTTTGGCCTATTTCCTGAGGAGCGTAGGAAGCCTCAAAGGAGATATCGAGGATATCCTGGACGTCTACTTCCGCCAGTGCAGCATGGAAGTAAACGCCAAAGATCTATCGGTTTTAGGGGCAACCTTCGCCTGTGACGGCCTTAATCCCATCACGGGAAAACAGGTCATATCCCCCCAGACAGCCCGGATAGTCAGGGCTATAATGACCACCTGCGGAATGTACGACGGCTCCGGCGAGTTCGCCGTCAACGTAGGTATCCCCGCAAAAAGCGGCGTCGGTGGGGGCATCATGGCATCGGTACCAGGAAGGATGGGGGTAGGGGTCGTCAGTCCACCTCTTGACCAGAGGGGGAACTCGTTGGCGGGGCTGGCGGCCCTTGCCGCAATTTCCGAGCAGCTCCACTGTAGGGTGCTGTGA
- a CDS encoding sodium:alanine symporter family protein produces the protein MIHELVSAANGILWGKLMVWLLLGTGIFYSVRLGLPQIRHFGHMFKVMFKGRTSAEGGITPFQALCTGLAAQVGTGNLAGVATALVSGGPGAIFWMWITALVGMATIFGEATLAQVFRVKSDDGTYRGGPAYYLEKGLGQRWMGVLFAISIIVAMAFIFNAVQCNSIAAGLRGAFNLNEVYVAGVTIVLTALVIFGGLRRIAHVAEIVVPLMAGLYILGSLVVVVTHFSEIPAVFSLIFKSAFGAKQVAGGVLGHTVAMAFRYGVSRGLFSNEAGMGSTPNAHATADVKHPARQGFTAMMGVFVDTMLICTATAAIILLSGTLDSGKTGVELTQIAVEATLGSWGPTFIAVALMFFAWTSILGNYYYGESNLMYIFPNCGKGGLAVYRIMVLGMLMFGATSSVPFVWELADFFNGIMALLNLIGILLLSGIVVKMMNDYESQIKSGIDDPVIDRKAFSQYYKG, from the coding sequence ATGATTCACGAATTGGTAAGTGCGGCAAATGGTATACTTTGGGGTAAGCTGATGGTGTGGCTTCTGTTGGGAACGGGAATATTCTACTCAGTCAGACTGGGGCTACCTCAGATCAGGCATTTTGGACACATGTTCAAAGTCATGTTTAAGGGCAGAACCTCCGCTGAGGGAGGCATAACCCCATTCCAGGCGCTCTGCACCGGCCTCGCCGCCCAGGTGGGAACGGGAAACCTAGCAGGAGTTGCCACCGCACTGGTATCCGGCGGTCCTGGAGCCATATTCTGGATGTGGATAACCGCCCTCGTGGGAATGGCTACCATCTTCGGTGAGGCAACTCTGGCTCAGGTCTTCAGGGTAAAGAGCGACGACGGAACCTACCGTGGTGGACCGGCCTACTACCTTGAGAAAGGGCTAGGACAGAGATGGATGGGGGTTCTTTTCGCCATATCCATCATCGTCGCTATGGCCTTTATCTTCAACGCTGTCCAGTGTAACTCCATAGCAGCAGGACTCAGAGGGGCTTTCAACCTTAACGAGGTATACGTAGCAGGGGTCACCATAGTCCTGACCGCTCTGGTCATATTCGGAGGACTGAGACGTATCGCCCACGTGGCGGAGATAGTGGTCCCCCTTATGGCAGGACTCTACATACTTGGCTCCCTCGTGGTGGTAGTGACCCATTTCTCCGAGATACCAGCGGTATTCTCCCTGATATTCAAGAGTGCCTTCGGGGCTAAACAGGTAGCAGGAGGTGTCCTTGGACACACCGTAGCCATGGCCTTCAGGTACGGCGTATCCAGGGGACTTTTCTCCAACGAGGCGGGAATGGGATCCACCCCTAACGCCCACGCCACCGCCGACGTAAAGCATCCTGCGAGACAGGGCTTCACCGCGATGATGGGAGTATTCGTGGACACCATGCTCATATGCACAGCCACGGCGGCTATAATACTTCTGTCCGGCACATTGGACAGCGGCAAGACCGGCGTCGAGCTGACCCAGATAGCTGTTGAGGCTACGCTGGGATCATGGGGACCGACCTTTATAGCCGTAGCCCTGATGTTCTTCGCCTGGACCTCCATACTGGGCAACTACTACTACGGCGAGAGCAACCTCATGTACATATTCCCCAACTGCGGCAAAGGCGGGCTAGCGGTATACAGGATCATGGTCCTGGGTATGCTCATGTTCGGTGCCACCAGCTCGGTCCCCTTCGTGTGGGAGCTTGCTGACTTCTTCAACGGTATAATGGCCCTTCTCAACCTGATCGGCATACTGCTCCTGTCGGGAATAGTGGTCAAGATGATGAACGACTACGAATCTCAGATCAAATCGGGAATCGACGATCCGGTGATAGACAGAAAGGCTTTCTCACAATATTATAAAGGCTAG